ACTACATAACTCTTACTGAGAACTTGCTTTCCCAATATAACCCTCCAAAGATTCAGGAATTAGAGGTAGTGGAAGAGTATAAAGCAGAAATTAAGGGTATTTTTACTCTTTCCCCCTGGAATAAACGAGTAATGGGCTCACTCCCAGAATTCCTCGACATCGTCGGCCCTAGGCTGTTCTTGGGATTATCAAAAATAATGATAGCAAAAGAATGGGATCGAGACATACTAATCTACCACCATAGGTTTATAGAACACGCAGAGTGGTGGTTATAATGACAGAAGAGTCAAAGAAAGAATTCAAGGAGTACTACGAAGAACATAGGGAGAGAGAAAGAAGAAAATCCCAGGAAAAGCAAAAACAAAGCAAAGCTTCAACTTCCCCACCTCAACCCTCCCCACCTATCCCAGAGAGCACAGTGGATAAAACTCAAATTCAAAAATTCTCAAAAGAAGAACCAGTTGAAATTCCTGTTATTGAGTTAAAAGAATCAGCTATATCTTTTAAAACGGCACCATTAGCCTTAGATTATCCAAAGAGGGGAAAAGAACTTCCTCTAATGGTTCCAAGGTTTAGAGCTTCCCCTCCAACTTTTAAGTTTGTAAGTGTAAAGCTCGACACAAGCTTTTCAACTGAGAGGAAGATTCTCCCCATTGTAATTCCAAAAATCAAGCTTCTAAAGCCAGTCATAGAATTCTCAGAAGGAAAGCTTGATGTTGATTACTCGGTAAGTAAGCAGGAAAGAGAGATCTTTGTTCCAAGATTTGTTACTCAGAAGCCTCTAATATCCTTTAAGATGGCTCCTCTAAATATAGAAGTCCCAACTTTCCAATCTAACCAATTAGTTCAGTCCTCAGCTCAAGTCAAAACTGAGAATATTAAGGTAACAAACTTAATCCAACCCCAGGAGGAAACTACTCAAGGAGTGGTTGAAGTTCATGTAGGAAATAAAGAACCAGAGATCAAAGGAGAGAAACTCAAGGATCCACTAGAGTTCCTATTTGGGAAAGGTGTTGGAAAGATTAGAAACATTGAACCTCTTGTAATACTTTTCAAGGATCATGAAAACGACAGCTATATTCAGACATTTGAAACCCTACTTTTGAGGATTTACAGAGAGAAGCATGGTGGGTATCCAGATGTCAAAAAACTAAGCTTAATAAATGAGTGGAACAGAAGGGAAATCGAGCAGTGGCTCGACGAGGGAAAACTATTTTTAATTGAGTTAGATAAAAGAAGTAGAAAAGGAGAAGAAACTATTGAGGCTAAGCTTAATGCGGAAATGCTCGCTGACAGACTCTGGGCAATTTTCTCAAAGAAGAAGGGGATTGTAATCTTCTACACGAAGGATGAGGAACTCTTCAACGAATATAAGAACATTTTAAAGGACATAGTATGGAACAAACTACATTTAGGGGCAGAAATTGTTGAGGTTATACCAAGAAAGCTCTCATTTAAAGAAAAGCTCAAGCTTGCGGATTTGCTATTTGGCTTTGTGAATATGAGGGAAGAAGCACCTCCAAATGCTTCAATGGACGCGATCCTTAATGTGGGTGAAAATAAGTATAAGGATAAGCTTGTAAAGCTCAAGGAGAAGTATTATGATATCCTGGGCATTGTTAAACCTGGGGAGAATGAAAGTGAGGAACATTTAAGGGGAAAAGCATTCATAGTTCACTGGCTTATAAGGCAACTTGAGGAAAAAGGAATAGTGCCAAAAGGCGAGGGGAAGGATTGGAAGTTCATAAGGGATACCATAAGAACCGAAGAGCCGAGAAATGGTGTTATCGTTGATGTCTACTTTAACAACGAAAATTACGAATTTGAGACGCTATTTGAAGAGGGCTTTGGAAAGATCCATAAAACTCTCAGGAAATATGAGCAACTCCAAGCGAAGGTTAGGATCATTGTTGAGCCAATTACAGCATTCCTCCATGTAAAAGAGTTTGCCGAGCTAATGAGGATTGTGAAACAAATGTACCCAACTCTAGATGTTAGATTCTACACGCTAGACGTTAAAAATGAGAATCTTGTACCACTCGAAAAATATCTAAAGGAAGTTGAGACCTTAATTGGCCAAAAATCTGAGCTCCTCCCCGTTGTGGATGACGAAGGTTCCAACGAGTTAACTCCTCACCATTGACGAGGGGTTTACGGGCGACTCATCATCTACTCCGATCACCGGTTCTTACCCTTACCGCAAAGCAGATCGGGGTTATCGTTCCAGAGACTGAACTTCAAGTCTTGACTGCTTATATTCTCCGATCGAGGCCCAATTTAGAATGATTTTCGGTTTAACCCGAATACTGCACCCTATCCTAAAGGGTGAAGCTTCAAAGGTAAAAGCTTGAGGAATGCTCAGAAATATCTTCGTCGCTTTTTGACATTTTCCCGTAGGGTCTTCTTCGAGCTTTAAAGATTTTGAAAATACCTCTCCATAATTTGAATTTCCGTTGGATATTACGGTTCTCGAAAAAATAATCAGTGAAGAGAAAACTCGGAAACGAATGCCGAACTTGAGATCGTATCTCCGATTCCAACTGTACTCTTGGGTTTTTTAACGACTTTAGTTGGTATAAAGGTTAACTGGTAATCCTCGATGCTCCCTATCCCATCCCTTAGTGAGAACTCCTTTTCAAGGATCTTCTCTACTTCCAACCCCTGCTCCCCTATGGGTACCGCCAATCCTTCCCTTATATCGGAGAGCTTCTCTATGTTCCCCTTCATGGCTTTCGTTGCAGCTGCTAGTGCCGAGAACAGGAGGGCATCCCTAACGTGCTCTCCTTTTTCCCTAGTAAGGGCTAAGTAATAACCATAGGTATGGAAGTGGATCCTCTTCACTCCCGTTTCCTTGATCAGCTTTAGTAATCCTTCAATTACTGCTATTGGGTCGGCGGGATCCTTTGATATTATCCTTTCAGCTAACTCTTTCTCCCCCATTACGCTAACGACGGAGGCTAATTCAACTTCATTAAGGCCAACGCTATAAAAGTGCTTGAGCAACTTCACGATCTCGAGCCTAACAACTTCATCCGGCGTGAAGGCAAATTCTAAGTGTGCTCTTATTCCCAAATCATTAAGGATTTTTAAGTGCTCTCTAACTAGCTTTATCGGCTTCCCGTGGTTTTCCTGGGTGAGTGGGTGAAGGCCGCTTATTATCGCGAGCTCAGATCTCTTTGCTATTTCCTCAAACCTCTCGATCCATTCCTCCCTTACGTATAGAATCGGATTGTAGTCATCGGCCGCTCCTATGAACCTATTTTCCCTAGGGGCTTCAAAGTCTAGAACCTTAAAATTCCTGGGGAATTCGTAAATGTAGTGTATGCAGTCCTCCTCACCTTTGCGGAACTCCCTCGGATGGATAAGCCTAAGCTCCCCTCTCTCAAACGTGGGAACGTATATGGGACCATCTAGGAAGAGGCTCGCCTGGAGTTCTGAAAGCTGGGGGACATGGGCTATGACGGGAATTCCATAGACTCCTCCCAGGAGGTTGGCCATTATCCCTACTTGTCCCCCCATCCTGAGCTCATCCCATCCCCACTTCCTCATGTACTCCCTTACTTCTCGAGATACAACTAAAAGTTCAGCTGCTTTTCCCCTTTTAATGCTCCAGAGTATGGAACCGAGAAGCTGTGGTATCGTCTCTATCTCCTTCGGTAGCTCCTCCGAATACCTCAAAACTTCTTCCTTTCCAACCTTTTCAATCCTCTTCTCAAGATCCTCCCTTTTTAGGTACTTAATCGCATCTATATTGGTGTTATAAGCGAGAAGAACTCCCCTAACCTTCCTAATTGATGCTTCGACTTTGTCAAGAGCCTTCTCATATAGACTTTCCCAATTCGTCATTGTTATCACCCCGTGTCAGGGGCCGATTAGTTCATCACAGATCAGCTACCTACCCTCTCTTCATCCACCAAACCCCAGGAGTTCCCTAACCTTTATTGAGATTATACCTATCCTGGGGAAGACAGCTAAAGCCTTGGCCTCAACGGCTTCAGCGGGAACACAGTCGAGTATTCCCTCGGGAGTGTAGTATATATCTGGAACTGGATTATGATCACCCCACGTGATGAAGCACAGCTCTCTCTTTCCATTGATGTAAATGTATTTTATCCCTCGAACCCTATGAATTATTGGGTACCTCGATATAATGCTCCTGTAAACTATGACATCTCCAACTCTAACTTCTTCTGGCCTTACACCTTCCAGCAAAACGACATCTCCCCTATGGAAGACTGGTTCCATGGAGCCACTAACCACTACCACGAGCGGCGTTTCAGTGTGAAGGGCAACTCTAAGACCGAAGTATAATGCTAATGTTAGGAGTATTATCAGTAAAGTTGAGATTACCTCCTTTCCCTTTTCATCCATTTTAGGGCCTCCATTACAGTAGCTATCTTTGCAGGTATTATTCCAATAGCGGTGCAAGTTTCCAAGCTTATCCCCTTTCCATCAGTTATGTCCAAATGATACTTAGCAATTTTAAAAGCTTCCTTCGGTAACCCGTGCCTACCGAGTCCTATTAGGAATATGAAGCTCTTTCCCCTAACGGCCATTTCTGCTATCTCTATCGTTTTTACTGCTTTTTCCTTTGAGGGCTTTGAAGTTGTAGCGACGACTTCCCCGAATTGGGAAGGGAACCCCTTCTTCGGAAAGTCGAGGAGGTGGAACTTTCCTGACTCTACAAGCTTAATGAGATATTTCCCTCCTTCCCCTATAGTTGTATTCTCTGCTACTTCTCCGGCAATTTCCCTTTCATCTTTTCCCTCGAAGGGAAATCCTATTAAAGCAAGGTGAAAGTTAAAAGCATAAGCTACCGGAGCTGCCCTAGCTATAGCCCTTAGGTGGGCTTCATGGATCCTCTTTGGATCGTAGGTGTTGTAGAGTCCTATGGTTAGCATCACTTCATTTAGCTGAGATCATTTTTTATAGTTTAACGCGAAATTAGGAATTATGGAGATTGACGAGATCATCTTACTCGCGAGAAAGGGATTCATCGATCAAGCTATCGAGAGGATCAGTAAACTTAAGCACCCCCTTGACAGGGTTATAGCCCTAACCAGGGTTGGGGAAGTCGTTAAGGATCTTAGCATCCTTGACGATGCCCTTTACCTAGTGGAGCACTCGCTGAAAAGCGTTGAAGATAAGATATTTGGATACTCTGAACTTGGAGTTTCATATTCGAGGTTAGGGGATAAAGAATCCTCCGCAAGCTGCTTTGAGGAAGCTATAAATCTCTTGGGAAAGCTTGAGGAATATGAAGCTGGGGTAATCGCAATTTCCCTGGGCGCTAAGCTAGCTCTCGCTGGATTTCATAGGAATGCACTCGAGATGTTCGACTTTGCCTTCGATTCCTTGATGGAGTCTGAAATTAAGCTCTCGGAAAAGGTTGAGCTGATAACACAGCTAGCAGATACCATGGAAACGGTGGGGGATGAGCTACCTTCAGCAATTGCCCTAGAATTTTACGAGAGGGCTTACTACATCTTTGACAATCTCAGAATTGGCGATAGATCCAGTAACCTGGAAAAGAAGATCAGGGTGTCCAAAGCCCTAAAGGTAGCTGGACTTCCTGGAGTTAGGAAGCTCGTACTTGAAGGGAGGTTTGAGGATGCATTGCACCTTTTGGATAACCTAAAAGGTGGTGAAAGAATAATAGGTATCCTGGAGCTCTCGCTTTGGGCCAAGGAGATGGAAAGCTATGAGAGATTTAAACTCATCGATATCGCCCTAGAGGAGATTAAAACGGCTAACCTATCTGATGATGAAAAGGTGAAGATCGTTAACCTCCTTTCAAAGCTCGAGTTATTCGAAAATGCCCTTGAAGTTGGAAAAAGCATAAAGGAGGGTGAGATTCGGGATAAAGCTCTCTACCTCCTGGGTAAAGAGCTCATAAAATCAGGCGAATTCGAATACGTGAAAACTAAATTGCTTCCACTGATAAGGAGTCAAGATTTAAAGGAGGATCTCGCAAGGTTATTTGGTGAAGTTAATGGATGAAACCAGGAAGGCTGAACTCATACTTTTGGGGCTTTCTGCAATCTGGGGAACGACGTTTCCCGTGATGAAAATTGGCATCAAGGATTTTCCTCCTGTGAGCTTCATAGCCTTTAGGTTTTTCCTGGCCTCCATAATACTGGCTATAGTCCTTAAGGATAAAATAACAAAAGATCAAATATTCCCAGGATTCTTAATTGGATTGTCGCTTTTTGCAGGGTTCGGATTTCAAGTCGTTGGACTTAAGTATACAACGGCTTCGAATTCAGCTTTCATAACCTCCCTGTATATGGTGTTTACCCCATTCGTCGCCTTTGCATTGCTAAAGAGTAAGATAACACGAGTCGATGCCTTGGCTTTAGCTATTGCAGTACTTGGAACTTACCTAATATCGGGGGCCAGCTTAAACCTAAGCTATGGTGATTTGCTGACAATCTTAGCAGCTCTAAGCTTTGCCTTTCAGATAGTTCTAATAGAGTACTATAAAGATCTCGGCCTTGGTTTGGCCTTCTGGCAGATATTTTGGAACTTTATTTTTTCCTTAGTTTACTCGATCTACTTTGAGAGTCTTCCGCTGCCCAAGGAAGGATCAACGGTATTTGCGATCCTTTACACGGGTATAGTTGCAACGGCTTTGGCCTTCCTTGGCCAGGTGAAGTATCAACCAAAGATAGAGTCGCATAGGGCCGCAGTACTTTATTCAGCTGAGCCCGTCTTTGGATACTTCTTCTCTTTCCTTATCCTGGGTGAAATCCTGCCATTTGAAGGTTATGTTGGAGCTTTCCTGATATTAGTTGCAATATGGTTGGAAATTTCAAGAGAAAAATTAATTAAGGAGTGAACGATATGGATATTTTGGTGATACCGTTATGACTTCTATCGAATGGGATGAAAAGACGTTTACGAAGTTTGCCTATCTCAGCGACCCCAGGACAAGGAAAAACTTGGTTGCTTACGTTCTTACAAAGGCCAACCTTGAATCGAATAAGTATGAGAACACTATAGTTATAGAGAATCTTGAAGATGGGAGCAGGAAGTTCATAGAAGATGCCTCCATGCCAAGAATATCTCCCGATGGAAAGAAGATAGCCTTCATGAGATTCAACGAGGAGAAGAAGACCGCTCAAATATGGGTTGCCGATCTAAAGACGTTAAGCGCTAAGAAGGTTCTCGAGGCCAAGAATATAAGATCCATAGAGTGGAATCAAGACTCAAGGAGGCTTCTCGCTGTTGGGTTTAAGAGAAGGGAGGATGAAGATTTCATATTCGAGGATGACGTTCCGGCATGGTTCGACAACATGGGATTCTTCGATGGAGAAAAGACGACCTTCTGGGTAATTGACACTGAAGGAGAGGAAGTTATAGAGCAGTTTGAGAAACCAAGGTTTAGTAGCGGTATCTGGCACGGGGATTCCATAGTCGTTAGCGTTCCCCACAGGGATGTAATTCCCAGGTACTTCAAATACTGGGATATCTATCTATGGAAGGATGGAGAAGAGGAAAAGCTCTTTGAGAAGGTTTCATTCTACGCTATAGATTCAGATGGGGAGAGGATACTCCTCTATGGGAAGCCCGAGAAGAAGTACGTAAGCGAACATGACAAGATTTACATCTACGATGGTGAAGTTAAGGGAATACTAGATGACATAGACAGAGAGGTTGCTCAAGCTAAGATTAGGAACGGAAAAGTTTACTTCACGCTTTTCGAGGAGGGTAGCGTAAACCTATACCTCTGGGATGGCGAAGTCAGGGAGATAGCTAAGGGTAAGCACTGGATAATGGGCTTTGACGCTGATGAAAGGCTGATCTACTTAAAGGAAACAGCGACTAGACCCGCTGAGCTATACCTATGGGATGGAGAGGAGAGGCAACTAACTGATTACAACGGGCTAATATTCAAGAAGCTTAAGACCTTCGAGCCGAGGCACTTCCGCTTCAAGAGCATAGACCTAGAGCTTGACGGATGGTACATAAAGCCAGAGATCAAGGAGGGAGAGAAAGCACCAGTAATAGTCTTCGTCCACGGTGGGCCAAAGGGAATGTACGGCTATTACTTTAAGTACGAGATGCAACTGATGGCGAGCAAAGGGTACTACATAGTTTACGTGAACCCAAGGGGAAGCAACGGTTACAGCGAGGATTTTGCCCTGAGGGTTCTAGAGAGAACGGGACTTGAAGACTTCCAGGATATATTGAATGGAATAGAGGAATTCCTCAGGCTAGAACCACAAGCTGACAGGGAGAGGATCGGTATCACGGGAATAAGCTACGGTGGCTACATGACGAACTGGGCCTTAACCCAGAGTGACCTCTTTAAAGCTGGAATAAGCGAGAACGGAATAAGCTACTGGTTAACAAGTTACGCCTTCTCCGATATAGGGTTATGGTTCGACAAGGAGGTTATTGGTGACAACCCGCTTGAAAACGAGAACTATAGAAAGTTAAGCCCCCTATTCTATGCTAAGAACGTTAAGGCCCCCTTACTACTGATCCACAGCCTTGAGGATTACAGGTGCCCATTGGATCAGAGCTTAATGTTCTATCACGTCCTCAAGGATCTCGGTAAGGAAGTTTACATTGCGATATTCAAGAAGGGAGCGCATGGGCATAGCATAAGGGGATCTCCAAGGCACAGGATGAAGAGGTACAAGCTATTCATGGAGTTCTTTGAGAGGAAGCTCAAGAAGTACGAGGAGGGCTTTGACGTAGAGAAGATACTCAAGGAGGAGAAGAAATGAAGATCTTATTGACTGGCTTTGAGCCCTTTGGAGGTGACGATAAGAATCCCACTATGGATATAGTTGAAGCTCTAAGCGAAAGGATACCTGAGGTCGTTGGGGAGATACTACCCGTATCCTTCAAGAGGGCTAGAGAAAAGCTCCTCAAGGTACTTGACGATGTTAGGCCAGATATAACCATAAACCTGGGCTTGGCCCCAGGAAGAACGCACATATCCGTTGAGAGAGTAGCCGTGAACATGATAGATGCGAGGATTCCGGATAATGATGGAGAGCAACCGAAGGATGAACCCATAGTCGAGGGAGGACCTGCAGCTTATTTTGCAACAATACCCACTAGGGAGATAGTCGAAGAGATGAAGAAGAACGGCATTCCAGCGGTTCTCTCTTACACGGCTGGAACTTATCTCTGCAATTTCGCCA
This Pyrococcus horikoshii OT3 DNA region includes the following protein-coding sequences:
- a CDS encoding DUF531 domain-containing protein, producing the protein MLTIGLYNTYDPKRIHEAHLRAIARAAPVAYAFNFHLALIGFPFEGKDEREIAGEVAENTTIGEGGKYLIKLVESGKFHLLDFPKKGFPSQFGEVVATTSKPSKEKAVKTIEIAEMAVRGKSFIFLIGLGRHGLPKEAFKIAKYHLDITDGKGISLETCTAIGIIPAKIATVMEALKWMKRERR
- a CDS encoding ADP-specific glucokinase; translated protein: MTNWESLYEKALDKVEASIRKVRGVLLAYNTNIDAIKYLKREDLEKRIEKVGKEEVLRYSEELPKEIETIPQLLGSILWSIKRGKAAELLVVSREVREYMRKWGWDELRMGGQVGIMANLLGGVYGIPVIAHVPQLSELQASLFLDGPIYVPTFERGELRLIHPREFRKGEEDCIHYIYEFPRNFKVLDFEAPRENRFIGAADDYNPILYVREEWIERFEEIAKRSELAIISGLHPLTQENHGKPIKLVREHLKILNDLGIRAHLEFAFTPDEVVRLEIVKLLKHFYSVGLNEVELASVVSVMGEKELAERIISKDPADPIAVIEGLLKLIKETGVKRIHFHTYGYYLALTREKGEHVRDALLFSALAAATKAMKGNIEKLSDIREGLAVPIGEQGLEVEKILEKEFSLRDGIGSIEDYQLTFIPTKVVKKPKSTVGIGDTISSSAFVSEFSLH
- a CDS encoding DMT family transporter; amino-acid sequence: MDETRKAELILLGLSAIWGTTFPVMKIGIKDFPPVSFIAFRFFLASIILAIVLKDKITKDQIFPGFLIGLSLFAGFGFQVVGLKYTTASNSAFITSLYMVFTPFVAFALLKSKITRVDALALAIAVLGTYLISGASLNLSYGDLLTILAALSFAFQIVLIEYYKDLGLGLAFWQIFWNFIFSLVYSIYFESLPLPKEGSTVFAILYTGIVATALAFLGQVKYQPKIESHRAAVLYSAEPVFGYFFSFLILGEILPFEGYVGAFLILVAIWLEISREKLIKE
- a CDS encoding alpha/beta hydrolase family protein, with amino-acid sequence MTSIEWDEKTFTKFAYLSDPRTRKNLVAYVLTKANLESNKYENTIVIENLEDGSRKFIEDASMPRISPDGKKIAFMRFNEEKKTAQIWVADLKTLSAKKVLEAKNIRSIEWNQDSRRLLAVGFKRREDEDFIFEDDVPAWFDNMGFFDGEKTTFWVIDTEGEEVIEQFEKPRFSSGIWHGDSIVVSVPHRDVIPRYFKYWDIYLWKDGEEEKLFEKVSFYAIDSDGERILLYGKPEKKYVSEHDKIYIYDGEVKGILDDIDREVAQAKIRNGKVYFTLFEEGSVNLYLWDGEVREIAKGKHWIMGFDADERLIYLKETATRPAELYLWDGEERQLTDYNGLIFKKLKTFEPRHFRFKSIDLELDGWYIKPEIKEGEKAPVIVFVHGGPKGMYGYYFKYEMQLMASKGYYIVYVNPRGSNGYSEDFALRVLERTGLEDFQDILNGIEEFLRLEPQADRERIGITGISYGGYMTNWALTQSDLFKAGISENGISYWLTSYAFSDIGLWFDKEVIGDNPLENENYRKLSPLFYAKNVKAPLLLIHSLEDYRCPLDQSLMFYHVLKDLGKEVYIAIFKKGAHGHSIRGSPRHRMKRYKLFMEFFERKLKKYEEGFDVEKILKEEKK
- a CDS encoding signal peptidase I — protein: MDEKGKEVISTLLIILLTLALYFGLRVALHTETPLVVVVSGSMEPVFHRGDVVLLEGVRPEEVRVGDVIVYRSIISRYPIIHRVRGIKYIYINGKRELCFITWGDHNPVPDIYYTPEGILDCVPAEAVEAKALAVFPRIGIISIKVRELLGFGG